The following coding sequences are from one Nicotiana tomentosiformis chromosome 3, ASM39032v3, whole genome shotgun sequence window:
- the LOC104110082 gene encoding uncharacterized protein, translating to MASSKNEESGAQDAAERIKVATLSAAKGLSRAQAERAAAAATRNVNAYGQKEEGPSRWQERKEAKRQMYLMSTEKQVRLGERKDLKASDSTLAAASQCQKCFQSGHWTYECKNERVYISRPSRTQQLKNPKLRMKVSISYDLENPDIEKERKSEKSAKKSKRKHKSDTESGSDSEASVFESDSEASSVTRSDKSSGESESSYSSSTDSEEERGRKRKKQQQQQKKRRHRKYSSTSESSESSSDSGSDSEERSSRKKSSKRHTRKQ from the coding sequence ATGGCATCCTCTAAGAATGAGGAAAGTGGTGCTCAGGATGCAGCAGAAAGGATTAAGGTTGCAACCTTGTCAGCTGCAAAGGGTTTGAGTCGTGCTCAGGCTGAGCGCGCCGCCGCCGCCGCTACTAGAAATGTCAATGCATATGGCCAGAAGGAAGAAGGACCCAGTCGATGGCAGGAAAGAAAAGAAGCAAAGAGGCAGATGTATTTGATGAGTACTGAGAAACAGGTGAGATTGGGGGAAAGGAAAGACCTCAAGGCTTCAGATTCCACCCTTGCTGCAGCTTCTCAATGTCAGAAATGTTTCCAGTCAGGGCACTGGACTTATGAGTGCAAGAATGAGAGGGTTTACATATCACGACCGTCTCGTACACAGCAGCTGAAAAATCCAAAATTGAGGATGAAAGTATCAATATCTTATGATCTAGAAAACCCAGATATTGAGAAGGAGAGGAAGAGTGAAAAATCTGCGAAGAAGAGTAAGAGGAAGCATAAGTCGGATACAGAGTCCGGGAGTGATAGTGAGGCTTCAGTCTTTGAATCTGACAGTGAGGCGTCATCAGTGACAAGGTCCGATAAATCTTCTGGGGAAAGTGAATCAAGTTATAGTTCTTCAACTGATTCAGAGGAAGAGAGGgggaggaagaggaagaagcagcagcagcagcagaagAAGAGAAGACACCGGAAATACAGCTCAACCTCTGAGTCTTCTGAGTCTTCTTCAGATTCTGGGTCCGATTCTGAAGAGCGAAGTAGCCGTAAGAAGAGCAGCAAGAGGCATACCAGAAAGCAGTGA
- the LOC104103495 gene encoding uncharacterized protein, with the protein MVIPPPIRPDRVTKYLKPYVLRMHFTNKYVNAQVVHTPTATVAASASTQEKGLRLAMVEGKENTRDVAAAAKIGKLLGERLQAKGIPAISVFFKREQRYHGKVKAVIDSVKEVGIELV; encoded by the coding sequence ATGGTGATTCCCCCCCCAATTAGACCAGACAGAGTGACAAAGTATCTCAAACCTTACGTGCTGAGGATGCACTTCACAAACAAGTATGTAAATGCTCAAGTAGTTCACACACCAACTGCAACAGTGGCTGCTTCTGCAAGCACACAAGAGAAAGGCTTAAGGCTTGCCATGgtagaaggaaaagaaaatactagAGATGTTGCTGCTGCTGCAAAAATCGGTAAGTTGTTAGGAGAGCGATTGCAGGCTAAAGGTATTCCCGCCATATCTGTTTTCTTTAAGAGAGAGCAAAGATACCATGGAAAGGTCAAAGCAGTTATTGATTCAGTGAAAGAAGTAGGCATAGAACTGGTTTGA